The following coding sequences are from one Chanos chanos chromosome 12, fChaCha1.1, whole genome shotgun sequence window:
- the zcchc17 gene encoding zinc finger CCHC domain-containing protein 17, which yields MDDRRDREPAGLDGLPELYSIFRGEVASVTAYGAFVKISGYRKQGLVHKSEMSACRVDNPAEIVDVGEQVWVKVIGREIQDDKVKLSFSMKAVNQGTGQDLDPNNVMAEQDERRRRRFKDYTGQKITLEAVLNTTCKKCGCTGHFAKDCFSQGGLQYSLVPEEEEAEPAGQTNQSAPAKRKKEKKAKKEKKRKKEKKREESSSESSEDEAKRARRSSPEKKKKHKKHKHKSHK from the exons ATGGATGATCGTCGGGATAGAGAACCAGCAGGGCTGGACGGACTGCCGGAGCTGTACAGCATCTTTCGCGGGGAG GTGGCTTCTGTCACTGCATACGGAGCTTTTGTGAAGATCTCTGGATACAGAAAACAAG GGCTGGTTCATAAGAGTGAGATGTCGGCTTGTCGGGTTGATAACCCTGCTGAGATTGTAGATGTGGGTGAGCAAGTGTGGGTGAAAGTAATCGGCAGAGAG ATTCAGGATGACAAAGTGAAACTTTCATTCTCCATGAAAGCTGTCAATCAAGGCACGGGACAAGATCTCGACCCCAACAATGTGATGGCTGA gcaggaCGAGCGCAGACGTCGAAGATTTAAAGATTACACTGGTCAGAAGATAACTCTGGAAGCCGTACTCAACACAACCTGCAAGAAGTGTGGCTGCACAG GTCACTTTGCAAAGGACTGCTTCTCCCAGGGCGGACTTCAGTACAGTTTAGtgccagaagaagaagaggcgGAGCCAGCTGGCCAGACCAACCAATCAGCTCCTGCCAAAAGGAAGAAG gagaagaaagcaaagaaggagaagaagaggaagaaggagaagaagagagaggagtcCTCCTCCGAGAGCAGTGAGGATGAAGCCAAAAGAGCGCGTCGCTCAAgcccagagaaaaagaagaaacacaagaaacacaaacataaatcaCACAAGTGA